The sequence below is a genomic window from Colletotrichum destructivum chromosome 4, complete sequence.
CTGGAAGCAGAACTCAAGCTAAAGACCAAACATTGCCTCACATGGCTTAGCTTCCATTCAAATCTGTTGTAATGGAATGGGCCAAGAGCTTCAAATGGTGGGCCGCACTACCATGAGACTTGACGCTGCCGATATCCAGCAGCACCTTGGCAACAGCAAGCTCATGGCCGCAATGTTTCAGTGCGACTGTTTACCAGGCCCGCATCATAAAGGTACAAAGTTTGAGTTTCCTTGTCCCGCTGCAGATTGTTGCAACAGTCTCATCCCGCCTCCCTAATCATCATCAACCCCTCTGGTGTATTTTACATATCCATTGCTTCAAGTCGTGGTGCCTTCATGGTCGCTGCTGCCGTCACTTGAGCATGTCGCTAGCCTTTAGCGGGCTTTTTCGGTAAAGTCAGTGCAAGCGAGGTCAGGTTGTGACACTTCTACGAAGACTCTCAAGCTTCGAAGACTTAGCCGGCGTTCACCATAGACGATGCTGGAGGGTGCTTAAGCTTTGGCCTGCTTGCGACAACCGCCCGGTTGACCTACTAGGCTGGGGGTTCCCAATCGGCATACACAACCATAAGTATTTTAAAAGACAAGTTAGCTTCCGGAAAATTAGGGGATATCATCATGGCCTTCATATTGTGTGACTTGACGCGTTACAGTGCCATAGCTACACTTAAGCCGATGGTCAGATCGTTTATCCGGTCATCCTGTTGGTGGCATCTGCGCTCATGCTGCTCGAAAAATTGGACGAGGATTTTTATTTCTGATACACGAATTATGACTATACGTTTCTGGGGACAACTTTTTTTTCAAGTACATGCTTTCAAAACGACAGTCGGAGGGTACCATGTGTTGGTTTCTCAAGGTTGAGAGGGGCCTGGAATGAAGTTCCAACACcacccttccccctctccgGAAAGTTTCGTGGATGTCTGCCAGTCCCAGACCTCAAGAAGCAGACGAAACAGGAGCTTCAATCTTGACAAAAAGATCGCGTTGGGTGTCGAGGTAATCAAACGCTGTGAGCGGCACTCCCAAATGGCGCAGGATACAGTACGCGGAGCCGAGGTGGAAGTGGAAATTAGGGCAGGCGTACTGGACGACGTACGAGTAGCCCGTGAAGCGATAGGTGCCGAGGGACTTGGTATCCATAAGAACCTCCACATCTTCCTTGCCGTCCAAGGAAGAGGGGTCGATTTCGGACAGGATGGATATCGTGGCGTCAACGCGGGCTTCGAGCTGAGGGAAGGTGGTCTCGGTGTCGGGGAAGTAGGTGTCTTCGTGCAGGGCGAGGCGAGTGGCGAGGAATTTTGCCGTATTAGAGACGGATTGGACTTGGTAGTCAAGGCTTGGTACTGTTAGTCAGGTTGCATCATGTACTAATATCCTTGGTAGGAATAAGATCAtaagggaaaaggggggggggggggggggcgagtGAGAAGCATACCTGCGCATGTCTTCGATGAGTCTAAACTTGATCATCTCTTCAGGGTTAATGTTCTTAGCAATACAGTGTTTCTCGGCCATTTTGAGAATGACTTTGAGGTTGCCCAAGTACTTGATCATCATGGGAATGGAGACGTTGTAGAGGGAGACCATTTTGAAGAATGTTGTCAGAGAGATAGATGTCTTGAGAGGAAGACAGAAGTGTGGACAGTCCCGAGCGACAGGCAGAATGGCCATTATTTATACCGATTCCCGTTTGCATGATACCGGCCATTAAGGCATTCGTTCATATCAGTTCCCATCAGCTTTGCACTGTTGCTCCTCGACCTACGACAAACGCCTCCCGACATTAAACGGGTTTCCAGGATGAACATTCCAAGTGCTGACGTGAGGGAAGACTGAGGGAAGGACGCTATCTTGAACCGCATTAGTATCGGCGTTGAAGTTAGTGGAGATCATACAACAGCCCATTCCATTCATTTTGCCCGGCGGGGATAAGATACCGAATGCACCGTGGAAACGGCAGTGTATGAACAACGCCTCGAAGCCATCCCgggaccggccggccccgcTACCCCGCCGTTTTCATGCGGGGAGAATTAGTCGTCCCCTTTGCGTTCTCTAATTCGTCGTCACCACGACTTACCCAATCGAGACAGGACTGTGAACTCCTTAGTTTGGGTCGTATCCCAATGAATCATTTCCCCCGCCACCCTGACAAAACTCCATGGACCCTGTCAGCTGACGGCTTGCATTCAAACCTCGTTTTATCCATCCACACACCGCAGTCCGCCCTCGACACCACTACGGGTGCTCAAAGCAGCGACCAGCATCATGTTCGCCGCGCAgtcctcgtccccgtcggcgGGGAGGATTCTCCCGCCTGCACCGCCGTCAAtcgtgacgacgacgacgacgacgtcgtcgtcgtccgcatccgcgtccgcgtcccAGCATCTCAGCTTGTCGAGCGCGGCGCGCGGGCAGCACTCTCAGTCCTCCAACACATCCATCTccggaccgccgccgccgcagcagcagcagcagcaactgGTCCACAACATAGCGCAGCATGCCTCAACCGCCCTCGCACCATCGGCCTCACCACCCCCACTACACCAGACCCTCCCCAGCGAGGACCAGGAGCGCAACATTTCGGAAGCGCgagcggccgtcgtcgcatcCATCGGGAACatgctcgacggcgagctgcagACGCGCGCCCGCATGCTGCACTCcaacgccgcggcgctgGACAAGCAGGAAAGGGACGTCGTCAGGGCCACAGACGCGTTGCGTAAGGAGAATGACAAGCTGGCGCGGTTCGCTGGGGACGCGGCACGGCGGGTTAAGGAGTTGGGTAACGTGCAGAACTGGGCCGAAGTACTGGAAAGGGACTTCCTGGTGCTTGAGGAGACGTTTCGGTTGGTGCGGGAGGGGAGCTGCGGAAGCGAGTGTGAGAGCTGTGGGAGCGGGAGCTGGAGCGGGAGTGTGAGCTGGAGCGGGAGCGAGGCTGgtgatggggagggggatgtaCGAATGGGGAACGATGGTAGTAAAGGGCCGAAAAAAGGGAAGATGAAGTTGGGACAGGATGGGGTTGATGCTGGTCCGATGGAGGTTGATGGGGGCCATGAGGACTGCTTAGAGAGCCAGAGTTTGACCGAGGCTGAGTCGGTCAACGGCACGGAGGGGGGCCGGACGAAAGGGTCCGAGACGACGTCGATTTCGACCTTGTGAATCACGAACAACTGACGCCAAGACACCATACGATACCTCTTAACGACTGGACGACAATAACGACATTTCACGACTGATTTTGGATTTGCGCAGCGACAATAATTACGATGTTTTGGACTTTTGATCCTTCTCTTATTACGCCTTTCCGTACTGAAGACTTTTCAAGTTTTCCTCAACCCATTTCCCACGACCCCATTCGCCATGATGTCCCTTGTGAGCATTAAGCAACCCGAACGATTAAGCCCCAGGTATAAACCAAATCAGTCCAGTCTAAAGTGAGTGCAATGCTCTGTCTGCGCGAACGCATCTAGAAGATACCGGGCAGCAGAacaaacttcttcttcttgtacGTCTCGGGGAACTCCTTGCGGTAGGCGCGTTCCTTACCCTTGGCCCACTGGGCCATCTGAGCGGCGCCGATAGCGATGAAGACGGCAACGGCCCAGCTACGGCTCGTGATGATGACGCCGATCCATGAGATAATCTCGAACATATAGTTAGGGCATGTGACGAGAGAAAAGCCGTATCCGCGGGGAATCTGGCGTTCCGTGCCGCCGTGGGAGCGCAGGCTAGCAAGGTTGAGGTGAACAATGGCGTTGGACGCCTCGCCGAAAAGGAAGATGATGGTACCGAGAACATCAACGGCGTCGTTACGGGCGAGGGCCGTGGGCGAGCTGGGGGAGTAGACGTGCCAGGCGCTGAGGAGACCGGCAAAGGCCCAATAAAAGAATGAGTTCTTGAAGATGTTGCGCAGGGGCATCGTGTTGGCCGAGAACTTGTGCACGAAGAGCGTCTCGTACTCGCGCTTGAGGAAGTGACCGAGGAACATGGCGAGAGTAAGGAGCTGGGTCGGTGAGAGAGCCTTTCTAGCACCGGTACCCGAGTAAATGTAGGGGCGCaggctgacgacggcgaggtggaTGAGGATGGGACCGAGGTACTCGATCACGAAGACGGTGCTCCATGCCAGTTGGGGACCTGCATTGTGGTGTTAATCGGGAGCTTTCCTTCGTATCGAACGGCGGCCATTCAGGTCTTAGGGGGTTGCAACGCACCGAGGTCCTTGACCAGCACGTGGCCAGCGGACATGACGGCCGGCTCAGAGCTGATCTGTGCCTTGCGGTTCTTCAGCGTCTTCTGGGTCGAGGGGTCGAACAGGCCGACGCGGTTAAAATCGCTGAAGCCAGCCTTACGGGCGACAATATGCTTGACCTCTTCGACAGTAGCATCGGCGGGGACCTCGATGGTCTCGGGAAGCTTCTTTATCGGCTGCTTCGGCGCTGTTGGCACGTGTGTAAGTAAACTGACTTCCCCCCAGAATCTGAAACTGCCAATGGTTGCTTACAGCGGTTGCTCAGCTTGAGCGTGATTTTGGCGGCCATTTTCGCGATTGTCTGTACCAAGTCCAACTGAAGTGTCCGGTGTAAAAGTCGAGCTGCGTTGGTGAAGGGGCGGGTTGGGTCGTACTTGGCCGTTTCCAAGGAGCTTGACGGAAGGGCTTCAACGTGCTGGGTTTTGGAAATGTTGTTGAGAAGCTACTGCACGGCCGCTGGCTGTGCCTCGGACAATGTGGGGTCTGACACGCATTGGCATATTGACAATTCATAGATGCATATTCTCTCTTATATGCATTAATCTGTATTGAATCCCTTATCCAACCCAGGCGACTAACACCATCTCTCATCAGTTTCATCGAGAACCACGACCTCGACAGTCCCATATCTCTTAGAATTATTTCTTCAGTCGTAAAGATCTGATTTCACCGTACTTCCAAGTGTTCAGAGTCTTCCGCGAGTTTAATTTCTAGTCCCCACCTTGAGACTGCCAGAAGGGTTCCAGGTCACACGGTACGTGGGCTGGCAGCGCACATGACATGGACTCCAAGGTTGCTGCTGCCTAGAGTACTTCGATTCATGTGACTAGGGCTTGAAATGATTTCATATGTATGAAAGAAGTTGAACAAAATCCTCTGGGCTGTGTGGACATGCCTCCTGGTCAGTTGTAGGCATTGAGGGTTTGCTGTCTTTAAGCTGTCAGCCGGTGCTAACTCGTCAAGTCACTAGAGGTTACAGCACCAACAATTCAGAATTAGCAAATATTTCATATTCAATACCCTCGACCACTTCCAAATATTTAACAGCAAAGTCTTCCTGATAAGCAGTGAGAAGGCAACTTTTGTGACACTATGATCATGTGTTCCACATTCAGAAAGAACCAGACATGTGAGCATTGAATAAGAAGGAACTCAAAACAAAATGGTCGAACTTTTCAAATTTTCGAATGGCCAAATTTGCGTATTTTATTTGAATCCAGAGACACTTTCATGTCTCAAGTATCTGTAGCAGTTATCAAATGATCTCACAGCTTCGAGAAGTCGCCAAGGAGCCGTCCTGACATTCTAGAACAAGCTTCATTCTCTAATTCGTTGGTTCCCATGATTCTCATCCGAATGAACAAGCAACTGTCTTTGTTCAGGGCTGGGGTTTCGACCCTCAGAGAAGATCGGCCTTTCTCCGATTCTCCTAGACTTTATCTATTCTTCGTGATCCATCCAGACATTCTTTGACCCCCTTTGAGTTTTCTCGATGACAATACTACGCAGTTGCTGAAACCATTTAGCCAAATCTTCAGCGATTCGAATTGCAGCCAGAAAGAAGATTAGGTAGACCGGCTTCCACAACCAATCGACAATCTTCTGCACTGCGGTTCAACCTTTTGTAAGTGCAAGGCTACCTCGAAAGCTTATGCTTTTTTCTATCCGCAAAGCAAGGCTGCCACTGGCGAGGAGTGTCTTGGAGGAGCGCCTGCCTCGGTCGCACTGGTTTTCACCCCTTCGCCTTCCTCCATTTCCTCACCATCATCGTTTTCCTTCGTTGTCCCACTGAATCACTCGGTGCAAGAGGAGGCTTTCCATCA
It includes:
- a CDS encoding Putative 3-oxo-5-alpha-steroid 4-dehydrogenase gives rise to the protein MAAKITLKLSNRSPKQPIKKLPETIEVPADATVEEVKHIVARKAGFSDFNRVGLFDPSTQKTLKNRKAQISSEPAVMSAGHVLVKDLGPQLAWSTVFVIEYLGPILIHLAVVSLRPYIYSGTGARKALSPTQLLTLAMFLGHFLKREYETLFVHKFSANTMPLRNIFKNSFFYWAFAGLLSAWHVYSPSSPTALARNDAVDVLGTIIFLFGEASNAIVHLNLASLRSHGGTERQIPRGYGFSLVTCPNYMFEIISWIGVIITSRSWAVAVFIAIGAAQMAQWAKGKERAYRKEFPETYKKKKFVLLPGIF